A single region of the Leptodactylus fuscus isolate aLepFus1 chromosome 5, aLepFus1.hap2, whole genome shotgun sequence genome encodes:
- the LOC142204220 gene encoding olfactory receptor 5AR1-like gives MNKTKVTMFEFSGLTQDPKPSIFLFVFFLLVYLITVVGNVGLFTIVYKTSTLHTPMYYFLSYLSVVDLFYSSTVTPKMISDLISVRKAISFSGCAVQFFFFSMFAAIDVLLLSNMSYDRYVAICHPLHYGSIMTQKKCLLLGVFAFLGGILPSSVQTGCIFNLQYCGPNLIDHFYCDIPSVLKLSCSKTFTCEMVTLFFVGSYSIGSLATILVSYIYILVAILQIKSTKGRQKAFSTCSSHVICASIFYVSVFLTYLRPPSEHFEKQDKVASVFYSVITPMLNPLIYSLRNQEVKSALVNALVKALHCHRDAKRSLQNIRN, from the coding sequence ATGAACAAGACCAAAGTGACTATGTTTGAGTTTTCTGGTCTGACCCAGGATCCAAAACcatccatcttcctcttcgtaTTTTTCCTCCTAGTTTACCTTATTACTGTGGTTGGTAACGTTGGGTTGTTCACCATTGTCTATAAGACGTCCACCCTCCACACTCCCATGTATTACTTCCTCAGTTACCTCTCGGTGGTGGACCTCTTCTACTCTTCAACAGTTACTCCTAAGATGATCTCTGACCTTATCTCTGTCAGGAAGGCCATCTCCTTCAGTGGTTGTGCCGTCCAGTTCTTCTTCTTTTCCATGTTTGCAGCTATAGATGTTCTTCTCCTCTCGAACATGTCCTATGACCGCTATGTGGCCATCTGCCACCCTCTACATTATGGGTCCATAATGacacaaaaaaaatgtttgcttttgggtgtttttgcatttttgggggggatCTTGCCATCTTCAGTGCAAACTGGTTGTATTTTCAACCTTCAATATTGTGGCCCAAACCTCATTGACCATTTCTACTGTGACATCCCGTCAGTGCTGAAGCTGTCCTGCTCTAAGACCTTCACCTGTGAGATGGTTACTCTATTCTTTGTAGGATCGTATAGCATAGGTTCTCTGGCCACCATACTGGTCTCCTACATCTATATCTTGGTGGCCATTCTACAGATAAAGTCTACTAAGGGCAGACAGAAAGCCTTCAGCACCTGCTCCTCACACGTCATCTGCGCCTCCATCTTCTATGTCTCTGTGTTCCTCACTTACCTACGTCCTCCTTCTGAACACTTTGAGAAACAAGACAAGGTGGCTTCCGTCTTCTACTCAGTCATAACACCCATGTTAAATCCTCTGATCTACAGCCTCAGGAACCAAGAGGTAAAGTCGGCCCTTGTAAATGCTCTTGTCAAGGCATTGCACTGTCATAGAGATGCAAAGAGAAGTCTACAAAATATTCGGAACTAG